The following are encoded together in the Saccharospirillaceae bacterium genome:
- the rlmD gene encoding 23S rRNA (uracil(1939)-C(5))-methyltransferase RlmD, with amino-acid sequence MSHPRSRKSSTTSGRRRPRQAPVQRPQTESQCLTLEIDNLTSEGQGVARRGREVYFVPGALPGETADVVLDGRRKKVWQTRLRRITQPSPDRVEPTCPHYDKCGGCDLQHLNYPAQVAAKQARVEREFQRQGIVAANWSPAITAAPWNYRRKARLGVRYSKAEERNYIGFRESASSHISDVDACPVLVQHPVLNWQAWRQQISSLRHRDRISQIEVIAADNALALVLRVLKPLSEEDQQSLCQLIERLASGSDLAVQLWLKNDQGEQCIYPSSAPETLWHQVNDMRLNMALSDFIQVNSTVNQSMVEQALEWLQPGSEDCIWDLFSGHGNFSMPLAQRSHQVIAVEVQDSMVNSVVAQAENLALPLLGKKADLSQPQSLASLPQPDAVLLDPPRAGALEVMAELIKRQIERIVYVSCDVATLARDLGRLNEAGYRVTKAGIMDMFPQTHHVETMVLLQRESNKHG; translated from the coding sequence GTGAGTCATCCACGCAGTCGTAAATCTTCAACCACTTCCGGTCGCCGGCGCCCACGCCAGGCACCGGTGCAACGTCCGCAGACTGAGTCTCAGTGTCTCACGCTGGAAATTGATAATCTGACGTCAGAAGGTCAGGGTGTTGCGCGCCGTGGTCGCGAAGTGTATTTCGTACCGGGCGCTTTGCCCGGTGAAACGGCCGATGTGGTGCTGGACGGCCGACGCAAGAAAGTTTGGCAAACCCGCCTTCGCCGTATCACACAGCCTTCTCCTGATCGGGTGGAACCCACCTGTCCTCATTATGACAAATGCGGTGGTTGCGACCTGCAACACCTCAATTATCCGGCCCAGGTTGCAGCAAAGCAGGCTCGGGTTGAACGAGAGTTTCAGCGCCAGGGTATTGTGGCTGCGAATTGGTCACCGGCGATAACGGCAGCGCCATGGAATTATCGGCGTAAAGCACGTTTGGGGGTGCGTTATTCGAAAGCGGAAGAACGTAACTACATTGGTTTTCGTGAATCGGCATCGAGTCATATTTCCGATGTGGATGCTTGCCCGGTTCTGGTTCAGCACCCGGTTCTGAATTGGCAGGCCTGGCGCCAGCAGATTTCCTCGTTGCGCCATCGCGACAGAATCAGCCAGATTGAAGTAATCGCCGCCGATAACGCATTGGCGCTGGTGCTGCGGGTATTGAAACCGCTGTCAGAGGAAGACCAGCAGAGTTTATGTCAACTGATTGAAAGACTGGCCAGTGGCAGTGATTTAGCCGTGCAGTTATGGCTGAAAAATGACCAGGGTGAACAGTGTATTTATCCATCGTCCGCGCCAGAGACGCTGTGGCATCAGGTGAATGATATGCGTCTGAATATGGCCTTAAGTGACTTTATTCAGGTGAATTCGACCGTGAATCAGTCGATGGTTGAGCAAGCGCTTGAGTGGTTGCAACCGGGTTCGGAAGATTGCATCTGGGATCTGTTTTCCGGCCACGGAAATTTCAGTATGCCGCTGGCGCAACGCAGTCACCAGGTGATTGCTGTTGAGGTTCAGGACAGTATGGTGAACAGTGTTGTCGCACAGGCGGAAAATCTGGCCCTTCCTTTGCTAGGGAAAAAGGCTGATTTATCTCAGCCACAAAGCCTGGCGTCATTACCTCAGCCTGATGCCGTGTTGCTTGACCCGCCCCGTGCCGGGGCACTTGAGGTCATGGCAGAGCTGATAAAACGCCAGATTGAGAGAATTGTATACGTATCCTGCGACGTCGCTACGCTGGCACGCGACTTAGGGCGATTAAACGAAGCAGGGTACCGGGTGACTAAAGCAGGCATTATGGATATGTTTCCACAAACACATCATGTGGAAACTATGGTGCTGCTGCAACGCGAGAGTAACAAG
- the cysM gene encoding cysteine synthase CysM, producing MSYPTIADCVGNTPLVRLQRIVPETGNNTVLLKLEGNNPAGSVKDRPALSMIQQAQQRGDIKPGDVLIEATSGNTGIALAMAAAIMGYRMILIMPDNATMERRWAMEAYGAELILVSKEEGMEGARDLALSMQQKGEGIVLNQFGNFDNPQAHYVGTGPEIWRQTEGRVTHFVSSMGTTGTIMGTSRFLKEQNPGVQIVGLQPADGASIPGIRRWPEAYLPTIFERQRVDQVMDIGQQEAEETMRRLAREEGIFCGVSSGGSVAGALRLSQTLENATIVAIICDRGDRYLSSGVYASQQVPQ from the coding sequence ATCAGTTACCCAACCATTGCCGATTGTGTCGGAAATACACCTTTGGTGCGATTACAACGCATTGTACCGGAAACAGGTAACAATACCGTCTTGCTGAAACTGGAAGGCAATAATCCGGCTGGCTCGGTAAAAGACCGCCCGGCATTATCGATGATCCAGCAAGCTCAACAACGCGGTGATATCAAACCGGGTGACGTGCTGATCGAGGCGACCAGCGGCAACACCGGGATTGCCCTGGCGATGGCAGCTGCAATTATGGGCTACCGTATGATACTGATCATGCCGGACAACGCTACGATGGAACGTCGCTGGGCAATGGAGGCTTACGGTGCGGAGCTGATACTCGTTTCTAAGGAAGAGGGTATGGAAGGTGCGCGGGATCTGGCTCTGTCGATGCAGCAGAAAGGTGAAGGTATTGTTCTGAATCAATTCGGTAACTTCGATAATCCACAAGCCCATTATGTCGGCACGGGGCCTGAAATCTGGCGACAAACTGAGGGGCGTGTCACGCACTTTGTGAGTTCGATGGGCACGACGGGCACAATCATGGGAACCTCACGGTTTCTGAAGGAGCAAAACCCCGGCGTTCAGATTGTTGGCCTGCAGCCCGCTGACGGCGCTTCAATCCCGGGTATCCGTCGCTGGCCCGAGGCGTATCTGCCTACTATTTTCGAGCGCCAGCGGGTCGATCAGGTGATGGATATCGGTCAGCAGGAAGCCGAAGAGACGATGCGCCGTTTAGCGCGGGAAGAAGGCATTTTCTGTGGTGTTTCCTCCGGAGGCTCCGTTGCCGGCGCCCTGCGCCTGTCGCAAACGCTTGAAAACGCCACTATTGTGGCGATTATCTGTGATCGTGGCGATCGTTATTTGTCTTCTGGTGTGTATGCATCGCAACAGGTCCCACAATGA
- a CDS encoding ATP-binding protein, which yields MKHWKIQTRIMFMALLPGVIVSLTLGVFFISDRSQDLDDLLDQRAMAMAKQLAPTCEYGVMTGNVGILQNIANNMLEERDVRAVSIYNQDVDILAHAGPKMMTERIGSAELQEHQLQLLRTESTVRVRAPVFAENLVISDQFSDQFYAEQSEQVALLGWAEVELSTTNTLLTRYQHLANSLAIVVLVLFICSFLAYRISRQISVPISRLASGINELGEGHLEKRIHIDSAPEFNRMALGINSMASRMQSSEDEHQTNMEQNMRDLQETLDELEVRNSELQLGRKQAVQASQMKSQFLANVSHEIRTPLNGIIGFTDLLDRTQVTHLQADYLDTIRKSSQDLLNIINDILDLSKIDADKLIIEQTNFNLRDVIEQVLTVLAPPAYDKNLDLYYHIDTDVPLQVRGDPLRLKQVLTNLVNNAVKFTEYGNVKVLISQINQTSQRSTLKFEVRDTGIGMSEEQIEKIFTAFSQADTSTARQFGGTGLGLIICKALIKAMHGDITVESSPGQGSSFVFHIDTGTSSENSNSNLQLLAGYQIAVYEPHDLNRQMLASMLDEWQLDYHLAEDQDDLLNQVAQESNLSAILLTVDRRQIHQPRLQRFLQQLTLIDIPIITMTNTVQHEDLQWLESQGAHCTMSQPIAQNKLCETLRQVLLQESPADEDQQDSDFELTQQRQPPCILAVDDNDANLKLVTALLAELGVSVCSATSGQEAIDKVAGNNIEMVFMDIQMPNMTGLEATQHIRGLPGKAHLPIVALTAHALADEKQLLLNSGMNDYQTKPISLDQLADCVNRWTGYQPNIKPKPSQSEQRDEQSVNAATSDEEAMFDAVDGLRLANFKQDLALDMFTMLLRSLERDCEAVRDAWEEEDFDTLLEKVHKIHGASRYCGVPKLRSILNAFETELKAGGRRQLPEHMRTFVQEVAMLQQWAEEHDWQAMLARASQQEITANA from the coding sequence ATGAAGCACTGGAAAATACAAACCCGCATTATGTTTATGGCGTTATTGCCGGGCGTTATTGTATCGCTGACTCTGGGCGTGTTTTTTATCAGTGACCGTAGCCAAGATCTGGACGATCTGCTCGATCAGCGAGCCATGGCGATGGCCAAACAACTGGCGCCGACCTGCGAATACGGCGTCATGACCGGCAATGTGGGGATTCTGCAAAACATCGCCAATAACATGCTGGAAGAACGCGATGTACGTGCCGTCAGCATCTACAACCAAGACGTCGATATCCTCGCGCATGCCGGTCCCAAAATGATGACCGAACGAATCGGCTCAGCCGAATTGCAGGAACATCAGCTGCAGCTGCTGAGGACTGAAAGCACCGTGCGCGTCAGAGCGCCCGTCTTTGCGGAGAACCTGGTGATATCCGACCAATTCTCCGATCAGTTTTACGCAGAACAATCCGAGCAGGTGGCTTTGCTTGGTTGGGCAGAGGTTGAACTCTCGACCACAAACACGCTGTTAACCCGTTATCAGCATCTGGCGAATTCATTAGCCATCGTTGTGCTGGTCTTGTTCATATGCAGTTTTCTGGCGTACCGCATCAGCCGCCAGATATCGGTGCCGATTTCGCGTCTGGCAAGTGGTATTAACGAACTGGGTGAGGGCCATCTGGAGAAACGTATCCATATCGATAGCGCACCAGAATTTAACCGCATGGCACTGGGTATCAATTCGATGGCCAGCCGCATGCAGAGTTCAGAAGATGAACACCAGACCAATATGGAACAGAACATGCGGGACCTGCAGGAAACGCTTGATGAGTTGGAGGTGCGCAACAGTGAATTGCAACTTGGCCGTAAGCAAGCGGTACAGGCAAGCCAGATGAAATCGCAGTTCCTGGCCAACGTCAGCCACGAAATCCGAACGCCATTAAACGGTATTATTGGCTTTACTGATCTGCTCGACCGAACCCAGGTGACCCATCTGCAAGCAGACTACCTCGACACCATTCGTAAGTCGTCGCAGGATTTGCTCAACATCATTAACGACATCCTTGATCTGTCTAAAATTGATGCCGACAAACTGATTATCGAACAAACCAATTTTAATCTGCGTGACGTGATTGAGCAGGTACTAACGGTACTGGCTCCCCCAGCATACGACAAAAACCTCGACCTCTATTACCACATAGATACCGATGTACCACTGCAGGTCCGAGGTGATCCGCTGCGATTAAAACAGGTCCTGACCAATCTGGTGAACAACGCGGTGAAATTCACTGAGTATGGCAATGTCAAAGTACTGATTTCACAGATTAACCAAACCTCTCAACGCAGCACATTGAAATTCGAAGTGCGCGATACCGGTATTGGTATGAGTGAAGAGCAGATTGAGAAGATTTTTACGGCGTTCTCCCAGGCAGACACCAGTACCGCGCGTCAGTTTGGCGGCACCGGGCTTGGTCTGATTATCTGTAAAGCACTGATTAAGGCGATGCATGGCGATATCACCGTGGAAAGTTCGCCGGGTCAGGGTTCCAGTTTTGTATTTCATATTGATACTGGTACCAGCAGCGAAAACAGCAACAGCAACCTGCAGCTTCTGGCCGGCTATCAGATTGCCGTCTATGAACCGCATGACCTCAACCGCCAGATGCTGGCGTCGATGCTGGATGAGTGGCAGCTGGATTATCACCTGGCAGAAGATCAGGACGATTTGCTGAATCAGGTAGCTCAGGAAAGTAACCTGTCGGCCATACTGCTAACCGTTGATCGGCGCCAGATTCACCAACCGCGTCTGCAACGTTTTCTGCAGCAGTTGACGTTAATCGACATACCGATTATCACCATGACCAACACAGTGCAGCACGAGGACCTGCAATGGTTGGAGAGCCAGGGCGCCCACTGCACCATGTCTCAGCCGATAGCACAGAACAAGTTGTGTGAAACATTACGCCAGGTCTTGCTGCAAGAATCACCGGCCGACGAAGACCAGCAGGATAGCGACTTCGAGCTGACTCAACAGCGCCAGCCTCCCTGCATTCTCGCGGTCGATGACAACGACGCCAATCTGAAACTGGTTACTGCACTGCTGGCTGAGCTGGGCGTAAGCGTCTGTTCGGCGACGTCGGGCCAGGAGGCGATCGATAAAGTTGCCGGTAATAATATCGAGATGGTATTTATGGATATTCAGATGCCGAACATGACAGGCCTTGAAGCCACTCAGCACATCCGTGGCTTACCGGGTAAAGCCCATTTACCAATCGTTGCACTCACAGCTCATGCTCTGGCGGATGAAAAGCAATTGCTGCTCAACAGTGGCATGAACGATTATCAGACCAAACCCATCAGTCTCGATCAACTGGCAGACTGTGTGAATCGCTGGACCGGCTATCAACCCAATATCAAGCCCAAGCCAAGCCAGAGTGAACAACGCGATGAACAGTCGGTAAATGCTGCGACCTCAGACGAAGAAGCCATGTTCGATGCCGTGGACGGGCTGCGGTTAGCGAATTTCAAACAGGATCTGGCGCTGGATATGTTCACCATGCTTCTGCGCTCGCTGGAGCGCGATTGTGAAGCGGTTCGAGACGCCTGGGAAGAGGAAGACTTTGACACATTGCTGGAAAAGGTACATAAAATTCACGGTGCCAGTCGTTATTGCGGTGTGCCAAAGTTACGCAGCATTCTTAACGCTTTTGAGACAGAGCTGAAAGCCGGTGGAAGGCGCCAACTGCCTGAGCATATGCGTACATTTGTTCAAGAAGTGGCAATGCTGCAGCAGTGGGCAGAAGAACATGACTGGCAGGCAATGCTTGCGCGCGCCAGTCAGCAGGAGATCACTGCAAACGCCTGA
- the acpS gene encoding holo-ACP synthase: protein MNDLPSDGTIGVVGIGTDLLDASRIQSAYQRHGERLLQRFLTPAEQQIFHQRADGINYLAKRYAAKEALAKALGTGIARGVGFQQLEILNNEQGAPVVNLYQAAQQRMTDLGGRQAYVSLSDEGEWIQAFAVISC, encoded by the coding sequence ATGAATGACTTACCGTCTGATGGAACCATCGGTGTGGTCGGTATCGGTACCGACTTACTGGATGCATCGCGCATTCAAAGCGCTTATCAGCGCCATGGTGAACGTTTGCTGCAGCGCTTTTTAACACCGGCGGAGCAGCAAATATTTCACCAGCGCGCGGATGGTATTAACTACCTGGCAAAACGTTACGCTGCAAAAGAAGCCCTGGCCAAAGCATTGGGGACGGGTATTGCCAGGGGCGTTGGTTTCCAGCAGTTGGAAATATTAAATAACGAGCAGGGCGCTCCGGTCGTTAACCTGTATCAGGCCGCGCAGCAACGCATGACGGATCTGGGCGGGCGACAGGCTTATGTCAGCCTGTCGGACGAAGGGGAATGGATTCAGGCGTTTGCAGTGATCTCCTGCTGA
- the pdxJ gene encoding pyridoxine 5'-phosphate synthase yields MSQVKNPQRVLLGVNIDHIATLRQARGTRYPDPVQAAFIAEEAGADGITIHPREDRRHIQTRDVYVLAETLGTRMNLEMAVTEGMLELAEEVGPEATCLVPEKREELTTEGGLDVVGNEAAIKNACERLAAVDSEVSLFIDPDEAQIDATVRCGAPVIELHTGAYADAESEAEQQRELARIQLAAAYALDKGLIVNAGHGLNYHNVEAIAAIPGMNELNIGHAIVARAVFVGLKEAVSEMRALLEKASTR; encoded by the coding sequence ATGTCTCAGGTAAAAAATCCGCAACGCGTTTTGTTGGGTGTGAATATCGATCATATCGCAACCTTACGACAAGCACGTGGTACCCGCTATCCCGACCCGGTTCAGGCTGCTTTTATTGCCGAGGAAGCCGGAGCTGATGGCATTACCATCCACCCACGTGAAGACCGTCGTCATATCCAGACCCGTGACGTGTATGTATTGGCTGAAACACTGGGCACCCGCATGAATCTTGAAATGGCAGTCACAGAAGGCATGCTTGAGCTGGCTGAGGAGGTGGGTCCGGAAGCCACGTGTCTGGTGCCAGAGAAACGCGAGGAGCTAACGACGGAAGGTGGTCTGGATGTGGTGGGTAATGAAGCGGCTATCAAAAACGCGTGTGAGCGCCTGGCAGCTGTCGATAGTGAAGTGTCGCTATTTATCGATCCGGATGAAGCACAGATTGATGCTACTGTACGTTGCGGTGCACCGGTAATTGAACTGCATACCGGCGCTTACGCCGATGCCGAGAGCGAAGCTGAGCAACAACGAGAATTGGCTCGTATTCAGCTAGCAGCGGCTTATGCGTTGGATAAAGGCCTTATTGTGAACGCCGGGCATGGTCTGAACTACCACAATGTGGAAGCCATTGCCGCAATTCCCGGAATGAACGAATTAAATATTGGCCATGCGATTGTTGCTCGCGCGGTATTTGTTGGTCTTAAGGAAGCTGTTAGCGAAATGCGTGCCTTACTGGAAAAGGCCAGCACGCGTTAA
- a CDS encoding DNA repair protein RecO C-terminal domain-containing protein: MKKLFVLQRQPVGEYQFLLDIFSAEAGRLSVVTPQRSAKQDAFIPDCFQQCQADWRVGEDWPQIKALQRQRTFQLRNNSLYCGLYLNELLARLLPRNEPAKDLFLLYASVINALEDNNDSANGGALEPWLRLFEYQLLQQLGLGFSWQQDSLARPITLHQRYRFNPQEGFYLHGAGFFRGSDILAFAGWLKNFAEVPHDVSVWQTAKQVLRLALEHVLERPLISRQLFNPSKI, from the coding sequence ATGAAAAAGCTGTTTGTTTTGCAGCGCCAGCCAGTTGGTGAGTATCAGTTCTTGCTGGATATCTTCTCCGCCGAAGCTGGCAGGTTGTCCGTAGTCACGCCGCAGCGTTCTGCCAAACAAGATGCTTTTATCCCCGATTGCTTTCAACAATGTCAGGCTGATTGGCGCGTTGGCGAAGACTGGCCACAGATCAAAGCTCTTCAGCGTCAGCGGACATTTCAGTTGCGAAACAATTCTCTGTATTGCGGTTTATATCTGAATGAATTGCTTGCCCGCCTGTTACCCCGAAACGAACCCGCCAAAGATCTCTTTCTGTTGTATGCCAGTGTGATTAATGCTCTGGAAGATAACAATGACAGTGCAAACGGCGGGGCACTGGAACCCTGGCTACGGCTGTTTGAATATCAGCTGCTGCAGCAACTTGGGCTGGGGTTTTCCTGGCAGCAGGACAGTTTGGCGCGGCCGATAACCCTGCACCAGCGGTATCGATTCAATCCGCAGGAAGGATTTTATTTACACGGTGCGGGTTTTTTTCGCGGCAGCGATATACTGGCATTTGCTGGTTGGCTGAAAAACTTTGCTGAAGTCCCACACGATGTTAGTGTCTGGCAAACAGCGAAGCAGGTGCTGCGTCTCGCTCTGGAGCATGTACTGGAGCGACCGTTAATCAGCCGGCAGTTATTTAATCCATCAAAAATTTAG
- the era gene encoding GTPase Era, producing the protein MSEENLITRTGFVAIVGRPNVGKSTLLNRILGQKLSITSRKPQTTRHQILGIKTENGSQVVYVDTPGIHKNHDKAINRYMNKAATTAVKDVDLIVMLIDRMRWTDEDEMVLQAIKQQRAPAVLVVNKVDFVKDKDELLPYLQELSSRHNFDQIIPVSAKTGHNVERLESLIESYLPESQYFYPEDQITDRSSRFLAAELVREKIMRQLGDELPYEMTVEIEEFTHDGRMAEISALILVERDSQKRIVIGDKGYRIKQIGIEARKDMEQMFDCKVMLNLWVKVKSNWSDDERALRSLGYNDE; encoded by the coding sequence ATGAGTGAAGAAAATCTGATTACCCGCACAGGCTTTGTTGCCATTGTTGGTCGCCCAAACGTCGGCAAATCGACCCTGTTAAATCGAATTCTTGGGCAAAAGCTGTCGATCACATCGCGTAAGCCGCAAACCACTCGTCACCAGATTCTGGGCATCAAAACGGAAAATGGCAGCCAGGTGGTGTATGTCGATACGCCGGGAATCCATAAAAACCATGATAAAGCGATTAATCGCTACATGAATAAAGCGGCAACCACGGCGGTAAAAGACGTTGATCTGATTGTGATGCTGATCGATCGTATGCGCTGGACTGACGAAGATGAAATGGTGTTGCAGGCCATTAAGCAGCAACGCGCACCAGCGGTTCTGGTGGTCAATAAAGTCGATTTTGTGAAAGACAAAGATGAGCTGTTGCCATATCTGCAAGAGCTCAGTAGCCGCCATAACTTTGATCAGATTATTCCGGTATCCGCGAAGACTGGACACAACGTTGAGCGTCTGGAAAGTCTGATTGAGAGCTACTTGCCAGAAAGTCAGTATTTTTATCCGGAAGACCAGATCACCGATCGCAGTTCTCGCTTCCTGGCGGCAGAACTGGTCCGTGAAAAGATCATGCGCCAGTTGGGCGATGAATTACCCTACGAAATGACGGTAGAAATTGAAGAATTCACTCATGATGGTCGCATGGCTGAAATCAGTGCGTTAATTCTGGTTGAGCGTGACTCTCAGAAACGCATTGTGATTGGTGATAAAGGGTATCGTATAAAACAGATCGGCATCGAAGCCCGTAAGGATATGGAACAGATGTTTGACTGCAAAGTGATGTTGAATTTGTGGGTGAAGGTTAAATCCAATTGGTCGGATGACGAAAGGGCACTGCGGAGCCTGGGTTATAACGACGAGTAA
- the rnc gene encoding ribonuclease III, producing the protein MNNPLIKLSQRLGYRFKDQSLVELALTHRSKGVDNNERLEFLGDSILSVVISEDLYQRFPEAKEGKLSRLRARIVKGKTLAEVAKEFDLGDFLLLGSGELKSGGHKRDSILADAVEALIGAIYLDAGLDAARERILAWFQTRLDNLSLEDPIKDPKTQLQEIQQAAGSRLPKYEVLSVDGPTNEQVFTVTCFIPEIEAPVTATGSSRRNAEQTAAATVLEQLKQAGDAAEVSA; encoded by the coding sequence GTGAATAATCCTTTGATAAAACTTTCCCAGCGCCTGGGTTATCGCTTTAAAGACCAGAGCCTGGTTGAGCTGGCTTTAACTCATCGCTCCAAAGGCGTCGATAATAATGAACGTCTGGAGTTCCTGGGCGACTCGATTCTCAGTGTGGTTATTTCTGAAGATCTGTATCAGCGCTTTCCTGAAGCAAAAGAGGGCAAGTTGAGCCGTTTGCGGGCAAGGATCGTAAAAGGCAAAACTCTGGCTGAAGTTGCCAAAGAATTCGATCTGGGTGATTTTCTGCTGCTTGGTTCCGGTGAGCTGAAAAGCGGCGGGCATAAGCGTGATTCGATTCTCGCTGATGCGGTTGAGGCGTTGATCGGTGCCATCTATCTGGATGCCGGTCTGGACGCTGCGCGTGAACGTATCTTAGCCTGGTTTCAAACCCGGTTGGATAATCTGAGCCTGGAAGACCCGATTAAAGACCCGAAAACACAGCTGCAGGAAATTCAACAGGCTGCAGGTTCGCGCCTTCCAAAATACGAAGTGCTGTCAGTGGACGGCCCAACTAATGAGCAGGTATTTACTGTCACCTGTTTTATTCCCGAAATTGAAGCACCAGTGACTGCGACCGGCTCGAGTCGTCGAAATGCCGAACAAACCGCTGCAGCCACCGTTCTGGAACAGCTGAAACAAGCCGGGGATGCGGCCGAGGTAAGCGCATGA
- a CDS encoding DUF4845 domain-containing protein — protein MKMMKAPYGKQSGMAALPVLLAIFGLILVIKVAFAVVPMYLQDSVVTQVLDTLQSSGEVTSRTRSKQLRALLERRLENGQADIPLDGLEIRRTRNGIVLFLSYEKRGNLFANIDLVGRFQHQKDFSQ, from the coding sequence ATGAAAATGATGAAAGCGCCTTATGGCAAACAATCAGGGATGGCGGCTTTACCGGTTCTGCTGGCTATTTTTGGTCTGATTCTGGTTATCAAAGTTGCCTTTGCAGTCGTGCCGATGTATCTGCAGGACAGTGTGGTTACTCAGGTGCTTGATACACTGCAGTCTTCCGGGGAAGTCACCAGCCGTACCCGCTCGAAGCAATTGCGCGCGTTACTGGAGCGACGTTTGGAGAACGGTCAGGCTGATATACCCCTAGATGGCCTTGAAATTCGCCGTACCCGTAACGGCATTGTGTTGTTTCTGAGCTACGAAAAGCGTGGCAATTTGTTTGCTAACATTGATCTGGTTGGTCGGTTTCAACATCAGAAAGACTTTAGCCAGTGA